Genomic segment of Esox lucius isolate fEsoLuc1 chromosome 15, fEsoLuc1.pri, whole genome shotgun sequence:
ACCAAAGTATTTTATCTAATAGATATTATTAAATActgaagaggaaggagaagagagtCAGAAGGAATAATGACAGGAGTAAAAAGAGTGAAGCAAAAGGAGTGTAGAAGAGTGAGGTGGAAAGGTATAGAGAAGGGCAGTGAAGAAAAGAGGACAAATGTTGAAGGAGAAGAAAAAGTTAAGAGTAAGAAGAGTGACACAATCAATTCTGAAGATGAGTATGTTATGGAGTTAACAATCTCATCATTTTATTTATGCTGTTAAATATTTCACATATACTATTGTCTCTTTTTTCAATTTTACTCATGTTCTCTTACTCTGCCCAGACTACTAGGACCACTGAATGGTTGTTCAGATCGGAcagttctgtcttgtctgtAGTGTTTCTGTAATGTAGTGTTTTTCTACGTCTAGCACAGTGTGCTTGTTAgaatacaccaatcagccataacattatgaccacctgcttaatattgtgtaggtcccccttttgccaccaaaacagcctttacctgtcgaggcatgcactccactagacctctgaaggtgtgctgttgtatctggcaccaagacgtttgCAGCGGATCCTTTAAGTATTGTAAGTTGcgaggcctccatggatcagacttgtttgtccagcacatcccatagatgctcgattggattggaCCACTTTTGAGAGGTgatgaccactgcagaccggaaacaccccacaagggctgcagttttggagatagTTGTAGAGCTTGCTGGGGTGTTTTACTGTGTTGTATGCGCTGGATTTTTTGAGATTCTGCATAGATTAATACTTTTTTGCATTAATATCCCTCTTTATATTACCAAAACACTATCCCTCCTATAGCCATTGCCTATCTTATTaaccttttttctgttttccttttctaTGTTCTCTGACAATGTTGATAGATCCCTAGATATGCATTCTACCTAATTTAACATAATAGGAGTCTCAGTGGTTATCTTGTAGAGAGGGCACACAAAGGACTAAATGCAAGAGTGCCAAAAAGCATGACACCTGTTTTTGAGAAAaacatgtattgttttattaagatttagtttttctttaaacaatTGCACCTCAACTAAACTTTAGAACTCTATTTTTAGTGTAAGATCGAACGGATGAACCACACTTGCATTCTTTCTGTCCTATTCATTCAGGAATATAGGCCTACTAATTCAGGAAGATTCTAAAACTCCATTTAAATTCCTAAATTATCTATGGTAATttagaggcgtcgctaggatcacaatacattcggggcgtGTAACACCGGCCgagacagaaagtacagggttttgaatgtacatgcggaaaatgtGGAATGTACACAACGTCTACAATGTCATAATGCGCAATCGGAATTTTAGATGAATAGATAAGGCTGGGctgtttctttattattatttttttggtcaatttgaatccggggctatagccccaaacgcccaggcctaacgacgccagcGCCCCTTTTCAACAATTCCACCAGTTCCCCTCAGTTCATTTGTACGTTTTTAAGACGTTATAGATGACACACTCCAATACAGTAGGTGGCGGCGTGCACTTTTAAACAGTGGTTGGCGGTTCACCGTAAATATACAGCAAAAGGAAGTATTATCGCGAGAGAACAATACGTAACCTCCACCCTACTTATAATCAGTATCTTTAACTGTTTTTTGCAGCGAGGAGATATTTAGTACGTTGGCAGCTATTGCGGGTGTTGCTGTATTTTTTCGCAATGGATATTCTAGAGCTGTTGCCATCAAGTTTTGGATATGTCATATTGACATACTTGTATAGCTGGTTCATGTTGAGTTACCTGGGTTTTAAGGTTGGAGGTGCCAGAAAGAAATATGATGTGAAGGTAAGTAAATACAGTACTGTCAAATGATGATTTGAAAATCGAATAACTGCTCGGCAATGTAAGAACCCACATTCATGGAGGTCATGTTTATATTCAGAGCTGCAGCATGATATCGACTTAAGCTAAAGCTATAAGATTATATCCAAACCTATATTGAGAAAGTAGACCAAAtatatttggaataatttgcacctgttttgatgttttttgacTTTCTACATATCCCAAAGGGTTTTTATCTGGGGTTTGAGAAATAATCTCAAATGAGGACGGCCAAGGaaccttttttgtgtgtaaagaCGTTTTATTGTGATTTCATAATATCTTTATCAAATGTTCTGCATTCTGCTTTCGGTTCCTCCACTCATATATTAATTTTTTCCCCTTTAATTCATCACTCGCCTGTATATATCGCTGGTGCAAAAGCTCAGAGAACATctgcaggtgctggtcataaaattttgaatatcatcaaaaagttgatttcagtaattccattcaaaaagtaaaacttgtataatttatacattcattccacacagactgatatatttcaagtgtttacttcttttaatgttgatgattataactgacaacaaatgaaaaccccaaattcagtatctcagaaaatttgagtattgtgaaaaggttcaataatgaagacacctggtgccacactctaatcagctaattaacccaaaacacctccaaaggcctttaaatggtctctcagtctagttctgtaggcaacacaatcaagAGTGCTGACTtgaaagatgaccattgacaccttgcacaaggagggcaagacacaaaaaggtcatagctaaagaggctggctattcacagagctctgtgtccaagcgcattaatagagaggcgaagggaaggaaaagatgtggaagaaaagtgtacaagcaatggggataaccgcaccctggagaggattgtgaaacaaaacccattcaaaaatgtgggggagattcacaaagagtggactgcagctggagtcagtgcttcaagaaccaccacgcacagacgtatgcaagacatgtttcaactgtcgcattccttgtgtcaagccactcttgaacaagacacagcgtcagaagcgtcttgcctgggctaaagaataaaaaggactggactgctgccgagttatgttctctgatgaaagtacattttgcatttcctctggaaatcaaggtctcagagtctggaggaagagaggaggggcacagaatccacgttgcttgaagtccaatgtaaagtttccacagtcagtgatggtttggggtgccatgtcatctgctggtgttgggccactgtgttttctgaggtccaaggtcaacgcagccgtctaccaggaagtttgagagcacttcatgcttgctgctgctgaccaactttatggagatgcagatttcattttccaacaggacttggcacctgcacacagtgccaaagctaccagtacctggttgaaggaccatggtatccctgttcttaattggccagcaaactcgcctgaccttaaccctatagaaaatctatggggtattgtgaagaggaagatgcgatacgccagatcCAACAATGCAggagagctgaaggccactatcagagcaacatgggctctcataacacctgagcagtgccacagactgatcgactccatgccacgccgcattgctgcagtaattcaggcaaaaggagctccAACTAAGTATTGCGTGccgtacatgctcatacttttcatgttcatacttttcagttggccaacattcaaaagtaatattcaaattttctgagatactgaatttgagattttcattagttgtcagttataatcatcccacttaatagaaataaacatttgaaatgtatcagtctgtgtgtaatgaatgaatataatatacaagtttcactttttgaatggaattactgaaatcatttttttatgatattctaattttatgaccagcacctgtatactatTGGTGTGCTTCCCATTGACTATGCATCTCCTCCATCTGGCAGTACCCTACCATGTACAGTGACACGAATCAGGTGTTCAATTGCATCCAAAGGGCTCACCAGAACACGCTAGAGATCTACCCCCAGTGGCTCGTGTTTCAGACCATTGCCGCTCTTGTCTATCCGGTATGTATCCATAgaaacacacacgaacacatcaCCTAAATTGTGACCGGAGTTAACTGATTGCGTTCTCTTTCACAGACATTGGCTTCAAATCTAGCCAATCGTTCTCCCATGCTGTAAACTCTAACGTGGCTAATGCTGGTACAGCAGTTAGCCCCATTTAGTTCTAACAAGGTCCGGACTTTTAAGTACTTTGCGGGCCTGTGTTCGTCTGCGTAATCAGTTTGTGGTTCTGATGTGGAagttatttgtatttaattataatttgCTTCCACCAAAACGTGGGATCACTGGTGTTTGCATGGTTCCCCAGGTAGATGCAAGGTACTGCTGAACAGAGGTGCACTAAAGATCTGTTCATTCGTTTATCTCTCACACAGTGTACTATGGACCgtatgtctgtgtgactgtccaGTGCTTCTAAAGAACATTGtatcactgtaataaatacagcctGGTCCATGATGATAATCAGTCTGACATTAttactatatatatttacattgttttttgtaTAGGTTTTGTACTGTTGTGAAACCGGCAGATCAGCATTTCATTGGATTGTGATGGATGGTCCATACCTTGTGTGACCTGTTCCTTGGACAAttaaaattattgtattttctgttttgtatatgAAATTGTTGCCATTGTTTTCAATCACGTCGTTTAGTTTTGCAtttgtataatttatttaattctgCGATTTCATGCACCTCTTTAAGATCAGGAGTGCCAGTAGTTATTTGCCTGCcagtatatataaaaatgtgtacacGATGTGGGAGTCGAGACCAAGTTCTCTAGTTGATCATTGACAGACTTGTCTTTGCTGCCTTTACCCCCACAAATACAGCACATCAAAAAGGGCCACACCCTACTGGTTATATAATAGTGAGTCAGCATTTTTGTTCTTTGACCATTTATGGGCTGTTGCTCTTCCGTCCGTCTGTTTTTCTCACTTTTCTTGTGTCAGATTTCGGCATCTGTGCTGGGAGCCATCTGGGTCACGAGCAGGTTCTCCTACGCCTGGGGTTACTACACTGGAGGTGAGACCATTGTACACCTGTCTTACCAGTTCTCTTGATGAATTTACAAACTGGGTCACAGGTGATGAGTAAAAAGGACTGAACTCCTATAGGTGCTTTATCATAAGAATTCTTAGTGGGCTGCAGGAAGGGTCAAGGCGGGTTGCGGGTTTGGCCAAACTGTATGTAattaaatatttctatattatttagaatttttcacaaatgtatttttgagaTGGATGAAACTCCCATGTTGTGgtgagagtaaaaaaaaaaagaaaaggcttAACTCTGCAgggaaaacatgtatttgtgaGACTACCTGTTGGTGTCGTGCTTATGTTTGATATATACTGACGGCCAAGTTGATTACAAAACTCTTAATAATCCACTCTATGTtgtaaaatatgtacattttacaacatAGTTTGTGGCCTACTCCCAAGCCCCCAAAAAGTTGCAGAGTGCCTGTGCTGGTGCTAAGTACAAAAGTTGTTGTGTGAAAATGtgctctctccccccctcccacaGATCCAGCCAAGAGGATGAACGGTGTCTATGGGTACATTGGATATTTGGGTGTCAtcattctctccatttctgtgGCTTTGCAGCTGCTTGGAGTCTTTTAATTGCTTAGAAATATCGTCTTGGAAGCCTACTGGTGTCTATCCCGTTTTTCCTTTATGCAAAAATTGTTTTCACTCTTACACTGGCTTAGTAGTGTAGTTACTTGTGACTTTAGTTCAAACAGCAACTATTATAGTATATTAGATATTATAATCAAGTTGATATTtcctttcatttaaaatattttacaatttcaGTCATCTTGTCAATGTGAAAACAACTATAAAACACTTGGGTTTGTTTGGTGATACCATGGAAACTATTGAGtgttatttctttttataaGCAACATTTTGTAACCTTTGAAAAACATGTCAATAAAGGTGAATGTCATGAATTACTTGTCAGAATTTTAATCATATTAAAGCATATTGTAATCAATTTTATCTTGAAATAATTTCCCAAAGGGTAggtttgagaaataaaaaagtgAAGTCGACTAATATGACTGCCTACTTGTGACCTCACGTGGGTTTCTCATGCAAATTCAGACAATTGCCcatccaacaaacaaaaaatgtatgacagCATTTCAGAACTGCAAGGAAAAGGCACGTCATATGAAACAGTCCCATGTGTCAGTAAATGTGATATTGACTGTCTTTCAACTTGGTCATGTGGCAAAAGGTAGCTAGTTTTATAgttaacattttttttgtgttcattccAATTGCTATCTGTGGCAAACTGAACGGAGGAGCAAACCATATACATGTGTTCACTGTAGGGATTTTTAATAGAACATGACTAGCAGAGTAAGTGTTGTATGTGGCGGTCAAGGGATGCAGTACATCTCAAATATGGCTGGGGAGTCCTCAGAGGGTTTTGTAAATAAGATTTAACCAATGGACCTTGGGTATGTAATAATGGCTGGGTTATGGAGGTTTTCAGAGTGCAGTGATTTGTCTTATAAGGTACATTGTTGGCAAATCAAAAGGTAGAGAACACTTGGCATGCTTTCACACTGACCTGTAAATTACTTCTCCCAAAACTAGCATGGGTAAAATCTGATTTAAAGTTAGCTTTGCAGATAAAACATGAATAATGATGGAGTAAACCAAGTCTAGGTTTAACCAGTGGGGAACCATCAGGGCCCTCTACTCCCTCAGAGAGGGCCTGAGGATAGATACAAAtcagtatatacactcacctaaaggattattaggaacaccatactaatactgtgtttggcccatattgataggatatcatcttgcagttgatggagatttgtgggatgcacatccagggcacgaagctcccgttccaccacatccaaaagatgctctattgggttgagatctggtgactgtgggggccatttcagtacagtgaactcattgtcatgttcaagaaaccaatttgaaattattcgagctttgtgacatggttcattatcttgctggaagtagccatcagaggatgggtacatggtggacatggtcagaaacaatgctcaggtaggccgtggcatttaaacaatgcccaattggcactaaggggcctaaaatgtgccaagaaaacatcacccacaccattacaccaccaccaccatcctgcacagtggtaataaggcatgatggatccatgttctcattctgtttacgccaaattctgactctaccatctgaatgtctcaacagaaatcgagattcatcagaccaggcaacattcttccagtcttcaactgtccaattttggtgagcttgtgcaaattgtattctctttttcctgtttgtagtggagatgagtgatacccggtggggtcttttgctgttgtagcccatctgcctcaaggttgtgcgtgttgtggctacacaaatgctttgttgcatacctcggttgtaacgagtggttatttcagtcaaatttgctcttctatcagcttgaatcagtcggcccattctcctctgacctctagcatcaacaaggcattttcgcccacaggactgccgcaaactggatgtttttcccttttcacaccattctttgtaaatggttgtgcgtgaaaatcccagtaactgagcagattgtgaaatactcagacaccaacaaccatgccacgctcaaaattgcttaaatcacctatctttcccattctgacattcagtttggagttcaggagattgtattgaccaggaccacacccttaaatgcattgaagcaactgccatgtgattggttgattagatgattgcattaataagaaattgaacaggtgttcctaataatcctttaggtgagtgtatttttatacactgttcaaataaattaagggaacgcgtaatcatcacagtataacaccaagtcaattaaacttcagggatatctaTCTGTCCggttaggaagcataagagattgtgaatcagtgtcacctgtgtAAATGACAGTGACAAAAGGTGCTCTGCAGAGACAACAGCAAgtcaacccccaaaaagggaatgcttttgcaggtggtggccacagacaattgctatctccttatccttcctgactgattctactctagttttgcattttgctagtgtccttgtcactactgataGCATGAAGCTGTACCTGCTGCCCATTCTGGTTGCACAGGTAcagtagtccagctcctccaggatggtacagccatacatgctgtcgcaagaaggtttgctgtgtcacccagtacagtctcaagagcattgaggagataccaggagacatcCCTTAACATGAGGAGAGCAGGACAGGGCAGTAGAATGGGCagcaacccagcagcaggaccggtatctgctacGTTGTGTGAGGAGGGAACAGGTGGCCAGAGCCCTAAAAAAtaacctccagcgggctactggtgtgcaggTATCTGACCACCTGTCAgagccatacacactactgggtcacattatgagttgccgtgatgaaatttgAGTGGCCTTTTGTTGTGGCCAGcgtaaggcacacctgtgcaataatcatgctgtctaatcagcatcttgatatgccacacctgtgaggtggatggattatctcggcaaaggtgaaatgctcactaacacagatttagacagatttgtgaacaataattgagagaaataggccttttgtgtacatagagaaagtcttagatctttgagttcagctcatgataaaagtgttgcgtttataattttattcattgtatattttgttcattgagacccAATGGGTGATTTAAGTTCCCTtcatgtttttgagcagtgtatcaTTTTTAATTGATTTAAATGTCTCATTTGTAATGCTCTCCTTATATATCTTCCTTCCTACATATCCAATCAGAATATTTCTTTGGTTGTCTCTTAGTAGAAATAATCTAGCTGGGCCCCACGCTCACTGGTTAGGCACTCAAGCTGtgaatagaaggcaccagccaacGTCATTGACACTGACTTTAATTACAGCATCtgtttggaatgacagtagaatcaaccaatcacaaattgtcttgtaataggtgggacaattgtatGATGCCTCAAGGCCCTAATTCAGAGCCAATTTTGTTTTCTCACGgcttgagcctagctagctggctaacctTTTGCAATGAGTGTATGTAACAATGGCAATGGCCGGAGTAtcagccctggctttgatctTAATCAAAAAATAACTTATTTCAGACAAGCTATATAAAACTGCCATTGGTTATTTTATAAAGAAGGACAAGAGAATGGACTTTTTAATTGATAATCATAACGGTGagtggactttttgttttcttcaacagcttgtttttgttgctgtctcattcatatcattttaaatataatgtgtaaaatattatttcaactttagatcactggttgtgtggtaaaaacaaaggttgTGACTTTGCAATTGGAAGTACTGTACTGGGTACAGAAAGTTTGAATGCCTGCAAAAACTCaacaacttctacaggtgcaccattgagagcatcctctcaggctgcattactgcccggtacggcagctgctccactgctgattgcaaggccctccagagggtggtgaagtctgtggAGCACATCATAGGCTGCAATCTCAACTCCGTGCAAGGCATATACCAcacacaatgccttaggaaagcacagaacatggtcaaagactacagccaccaaggctatggtctgttcacccTGCTGCCATCTGTTAGACACAACCAGAGCATCAggacacacttccagactcacagtttATTCCTCCTCATATTACCCACTCTACACCCTTTAAAACTGCTGCTGGTTTACATCGTCATGTACGTGAGCCACACAGGCTTCCAAGTTCTCTATCTATATGTATGATGTCAGATTGTTTTCCGCAACTCAGGGCCTCGCTCCAATACGGTTCGCCGCTGGATTTAACCTTGGCCTTCTGGAAAACGTTACTGTAGTGCGCTTAACACAAAATCCAGACAGGGACCAATGGAGTATAATACTGCTTATGAGAGAGATTCCTACAGGCTGTGATGTGTtaatagaaaaaagtgtactgTTCAAAATCGAGCCTTAGGGTTCTCCCTTGTAGGGGCTGAGACATCAGATGTTGTGACGTTACACATTGGACTCTTTTGAAGGACTGCTCAGATAAACCAATGCTACTTAGTTGGGCCACAATGATTGAATGGTCTACTGTGTCAAAGGCTTTGTGTCATCATTCATGACCTTAAAATACAGAAATTGGCCGATAACAGTTGCGATCAGCTTGATCACCCCCTTTAAATAAAGGACAAACTAACTGCCTTCCAAGCACTGGGAATTTCTGGAATGACAGGTTAAAAAGGTTAGAGATAGGCTCCACAATAGGCTCTAAGAAAGGATCTGGTGTATCTCTGGTGTATCTCtggtgtattttcttttttcagtcCAGTTCAAGGAGTTTATTCGCTGCCTCTGACTAAGTGACTGCATGCAGGGAAAGGTGTTTAATGGGGCTGGATAAAAAGAGGGAGGTGTTTAAGGTATAATTGCATTTAAGGACCGGTAAATTAGGTATGGATAAAACTTGGGATCTTAGACTATGTCATAGGACCAGTGGAAGTAATATAAAGTCATTATATCAAAGCTCTACCACCATGTTTGATAGTGTGTTTATTCTCTGCAAACTCATCCTTAAGACTTTGGTGTGCGGGGCGAAAGAGCTCTATTGTGTCATGGAGGACAGAGATTTACTTTAAATCGTGGTATtgtaatatatatgtttttctgtttgattttatttacaAGAATCCTCTGGGATGACGATAATtcctatattttttagatacaATATGTTACTTGTTAAATGTATCCTCAGATACTTAAGATGTCAATGAGCCAATATGAAATCTCATGAACATTCATGCACAATGAACATTCTGTCTATGGAGAGCTAAAAAAAATGCGTAACTGATGCTAGGCTGGCACTTCCTACATCAAAGAGGCGTGGGGAGTGTACTGAGCAGGCGCCTGGCTGAGCTCTCGAAACGGAAGTAAAGTAAAACACCGTCTGGGGGGGTCTATAAAGAACATCAAAAAGAAAAGGTATTAATTTACAACATATTCTATGACAGCATCATTTCTATAgtataaaaaaatctgtttagatATTGCTGTCTTTTTGGCTACTGGCTCTTGTGTTTAATCAAAAAAGGGTCCTTAAGGCTTTAGCCAAGCGCTGTTGCTCCCTGATGCATGAACAATAGAGTGTGACCAAACTCACATATGAGGATAGCACATTCTATTTGTTTGAACAATAATTCGCTATCGATGCATGTCCTACGTTTTCATATTTTAGTGTAATTAATGAGAAATACGTTTGTTCGACTGGTTGTTGATTCTTCGTGTTTGAGGGAACTTATGTTGTGTTTACGCAGTCTTCGTGTTTGAGGGAACTGCTCTGTGTTTACGCAGCTCGAACTGTATCATCCCACTATATTGTTGACCAGTTTAAAAAGCAGTTATAGGATATTACTTGTCTAAATCCTCCACACTGAAAGCTTAGCTCCTTAGAACTGAAAGCTTGCGCATGCTAAGTCGACACAGAAAATAGCAGAGGCGTGCCAACGTTTCCTCTGCCCCATACTAAGCTGTTGGATTCTTGTAAATATAAATAGCATCGAGGTAAAGTTGGTTTTATAGCTAGACGGCCCACGGAGACGAGCTGTTGGTCTGTTTAAATGTgagaaacaatgtacatttcatgCATATTATAGGGATGGATGTTTCGTGAGCGAATGTTGTTGTCAGTCCGTGTTGAAATATTTTAGGGTGTGTGGGGAAAAACCCAGGGTGGATGTCTGATGCCCTTTAAGGGCCTTGACTGTCTCAGTGGCTTTTTATCTGTTTCGTAGAGCCATTCAATTCTCTCTCTCAACCTTCTTCACAAACTCCATTGGTGGGTTTTCGGGCTTTCTCCTATAACAAGGTTTACTTTACTTTACTTTTTTCTACTAACTCAAACCTCCCGAAAagtgaaaagtgtttttaaaaggTGTGGCCCACTTTTACTACATTTGGGTTGAACTTAACTTGTTTTAGGTGATAGCAGCTTATTGGTAGCTTTTATAAATAGCTATTCGTTTAATTTAGCTAATTTGCCAGCTAGCGGGTGATATACTTCACCAAAGTTAAATATTAGCTCATCAAATTCAGAGTCGAGGCTTTCTGTACAACTAGAGTTTACAACTAAGAGGCGCTTAGTTTGCGCTTAGGCACCAATTACCATCTCTCCCAGACCACATTACCATCTCCCCCAGACCAAGTCCACATTAGCAATCATTGTATTCACATAAAAAGGAAAATTGCTAGAATGCGAATAACAAGGAATGTCTAAGTTCATAAATTTACTTGAAGTAATCCTTTGACTCTCAGGGAAAGTAGGGTCGAGCTAGCATGTTGGCAGCGTCAGAGGGTTACATTGCTCTCCCCCCACTCATGCAATTTGATAGAACTTTTAAGGACTCCAATTGATTGTGATAtaccatatacattttgtgtgatCTCTGTCAGCTGTAAAGTGGACCTTTTCTGACACCTCCTCTGAAGACGGCTTATTGGCCTAATCCTTGAGTTAGAGAGTTGAATTATTCATCTTTAACGTTTAAACAGTTTTCCGTTAAAATTATAAGGaaacattttttatatgtgTAGATTGTTGTTGGGATGACATCATCAAACCGTCAGATTCATGCTGTACTAGCCTCAGTGTGTCAAGTTATTAGGGTATACTGTATGGCTAATCATTGGAAGatgtaaaactttttttttttaaatgacgtAACTACATGTTAAAATGAGAAGGACAGGCTTAAGCACCAGACGGGTATGCATGCTATTTGTCTGATGAGTTGGTAGGGTAGAAAACGCAGTTacctaaacattttctgttctcaATTAGCCTATGCTACTGGTAGCTAGTATATAGCTTCTCTCGATTACATGCAGTGACAATTACTACCCATGTACTGTAGCTAATCAAAATAAACACTGATAAATAACAAGCAATAAGTTCATACCCGACATGTTCTCTCATGGTTTCCCTCATCACTCAAAAGAAATAAGTCCtcccttgtttttcttttactagCGGTTTCTATACCAgttttctgattggctcagaAGTCACTATTAGTGTGTAGTAATTCAACAAGGCCAAGCGCTGAATGCTAACCCCTAGCCATGATTGATCtacaaaacacagcatgagcACAGCAAGAGGTGAGTTAGCAAGGCCTACAGTTGCTGCAGTGTGCACCTTTAGTGCATTAACATTAACCATAGCCAACAGCATCTACGTTATGAGAACATAAAAGGTTGCATTTCACTACACTTTAGCTTGAGGAATGGCTATTAAATATGTCAGTTGGCACTGTTAGCATTCCCCTTTGGGTTAGAGATTTGCTCAACTGTGTTGAAAACTAGCTAGCTTAAATGTTTGTTACTTTtcatgtacatttatatttaaaaaatactggTGCTACAACCAACA
This window contains:
- the mgst3b gene encoding microsomal glutathione S-transferase 3b — its product is MDILELLPSSFGYVILTYLYSWFMLSYLGFKVGGARKKYDVKYPTMYSDTNQVFNCIQRAHQNTLEIYPQWLVFQTIAALVYPISASVLGAIWVTSRFSYAWGYYTGDPAKRMNGVYGYIGYLGVIILSISVALQLLGVF